A genomic segment from Corallococcus soli encodes:
- the dhbC gene encoding isochorismate synthase DhbC, protein MGVAPALTAESEQESLATRLLRDYDAGSSFFFASPRRTMLARGVFATVPHSGGTNSLEGLPARVAAVLDASREAAHDIPVAVGAVPFDGRVEAQLVVPMTLQRAGPLVFDAASPAQLPLASRYTMRPVPEPAAYLDGVAAALKLMQDGPLRKVVLSRSLHLDTATPVDLRQLLHNLARRNPHGYTFAVDLPPHEDAAPGAGRRTLIGASPELLVSRSGLQVIANPLAGSAARSTDPLEDQARAARLMTSPKDLHEHAVVIDAVAEALRPYCKTLDVPKGPSLVSTQTMWHLSSRIQGELKDPSITSLTLALAMHPTPAVCGHPTELAHEAIGHIEPFQRGYYTGTVGWCDANGDGQWAVTIRCAEADANSLRLFAGAGVVVGSTPEAELAETEAKFRTMLQAMGLGAGVQP, encoded by the coding sequence ATGGGGGTGGCCCCTGCCCTGACGGCGGAGTCGGAGCAGGAGTCGCTGGCGACGCGGCTGCTGCGCGACTACGACGCCGGCTCGTCGTTCTTCTTCGCGTCCCCCAGGCGCACCATGCTGGCGCGCGGCGTGTTCGCCACGGTGCCGCACTCGGGCGGAACGAACTCCCTGGAGGGCCTGCCCGCGCGGGTGGCGGCGGTGCTGGACGCTTCCCGTGAGGCGGCGCACGACATCCCGGTGGCGGTGGGCGCGGTGCCCTTCGACGGCCGGGTGGAGGCGCAGCTCGTGGTGCCCATGACGTTGCAGCGCGCGGGCCCGCTGGTGTTCGACGCGGCCTCCCCCGCGCAGCTCCCCCTGGCGTCTCGCTACACGATGCGCCCCGTGCCGGAGCCGGCCGCGTACCTGGACGGCGTGGCGGCGGCGCTGAAGCTCATGCAGGACGGGCCGCTGCGCAAGGTGGTGCTGTCGCGCTCGCTGCACCTGGACACGGCGACACCCGTGGACCTGCGCCAGCTCTTGCACAACCTGGCCCGGCGCAACCCGCACGGCTACACGTTCGCGGTGGACCTGCCTCCTCACGAGGACGCGGCGCCCGGCGCGGGCCGGCGGACGCTCATCGGCGCCAGCCCGGAGCTGCTGGTGTCGCGCTCCGGGTTGCAGGTCATCGCCAATCCGCTCGCGGGCTCCGCGGCGCGCAGCACGGATCCGCTGGAGGACCAGGCGCGGGCGGCGCGGCTGATGACGTCCCCCAAGGATCTGCACGAGCACGCGGTCGTCATCGACGCGGTGGCCGAAGCGCTGCGTCCCTACTGCAAGACGCTGGACGTGCCCAAGGGGCCGTCGCTCGTGAGCACCCAGACGATGTGGCATCTCTCCAGCCGCATCCAGGGCGAGCTGAAGGACCCGTCCATCACTTCGCTGACGCTGGCGCTGGCGATGCATCCCACGCCCGCGGTGTGCGGCCACCCGACGGAGCTGGCGCACGAGGCCATTGGCCACATCGAACCGTTCCAGCGCGGCTACTACACCGGCACGGTGGGCTGGTGCGACGCGAACGGCGACGGGCAGTGGGCCGTCACCATCCGCTGCGCGGAGGCGGACGCGAACTCGCTGCGGCTGTTCGCGGGCGCGGGCGTCGTCGTGGGCTCCACGCCGGAGGCGGAGCTGGCGGAGACCGAGGCGAAGTTCCGCACCATGCTCCAGGCCATGGGCCTGGGCGCCGGGGTGCAGCCGTGA
- a CDS encoding 2,3-dihydro-2,3-dihydroxybenzoate dehydrogenase, translating into MGATTGLAVVTGAAQGIGAAVARKLARTMPVAVFDQNGAGLELLVAELRQQGLKATAFKVDVRDKDGVEDAVAHIEAKLGPIQVLANVAGILRMGPVLTQSDADWMSTFAVNTHGVFHVSRAVARHMVPRRSGAIVTVGSNAAGVPRMQMAAYAASKAASTMFTKCLGLELAEHGIRCNVVSPGSTDTAMQRALWSDDRGPEAVIAGSLQSFRTGIPLRRIATPDDIADSVVFLASDQARHITMHDLCIDGGATLGV; encoded by the coding sequence ATGGGTGCGACGACAGGACTCGCGGTGGTGACGGGCGCGGCCCAGGGCATTGGCGCGGCCGTCGCACGCAAGCTCGCGCGCACCATGCCCGTGGCCGTGTTCGACCAGAATGGCGCCGGGCTGGAGCTGCTGGTGGCGGAGCTTCGCCAGCAGGGCTTGAAGGCCACCGCGTTCAAGGTGGACGTGCGGGACAAGGACGGCGTCGAGGACGCGGTCGCGCACATCGAAGCGAAGCTGGGCCCCATCCAGGTGCTGGCCAACGTGGCGGGCATCCTGCGCATGGGCCCGGTGCTGACCCAGAGCGACGCGGACTGGATGAGCACCTTCGCGGTCAACACCCACGGCGTGTTCCATGTCTCGCGCGCGGTGGCCAGGCACATGGTGCCCCGGCGCTCTGGCGCCATCGTCACGGTGGGCTCCAACGCGGCGGGCGTGCCGCGCATGCAGATGGCGGCCTACGCGGCGTCCAAGGCCGCCTCCACCATGTTCACCAAGTGTCTGGGGTTGGAACTGGCCGAGCACGGCATCCGCTGCAACGTCGTGTCCCCCGGCTCCACCGACACCGCCATGCAGCGGGCGCTCTGGTCGGATGACCGCGGGCCGGAGGCCGTCATCGCGGGCTCGCTGCAGTCCTTCCGCACCGGCATCCCCCTGCGCCGCATCGCGACGCCGGACGACATCGCCGACTCCGTGGTGTTCCTGGCGTCCGACCAGGCCCGCCACATCACGATGCACGACCTGTGCATCGACGGCGGCGCCACGCTGGGCGTCTGA
- the mxcL gene encoding myxochelin B biosynthesis transaminase MxcL, protein MSQATARHPSLPRPIVGEIKLERSNQLLAEARKLVPGVTQTMMKKPDHFAPGAFPVFLTKGQGALVEDADGQEYIDYIQALGANMLGHNHPAVAETIRKHLAEGIIHSLPTPVEVSSVRALVDVIPGAEMARFFKTGADATSAAVRLSRHITGRESIVTVGYNGWHDHFMYDTPGIPAAVAKLTTRLPLFTPPDEPALLAHIEAHGAQLACVLLAIPYNRTITREFLQAVKDTCAKHGVLFILDEVVTGFRLALGGAQQFFGVQADFVTLSKGIAAGMPLSAIAGPEKHLSKLSDLQVSTTFGGEMLSLAVCEAVLNEYKSTNYIEHIASMGRRLRDGVNAHAKATGSSLEVIGYDAVPFFRFSKDIPQHIQKMIPFQAGMARRGVILRRDLNFISAVHTEQQIDHTIAAAGEVLREAAANAAATAA, encoded by the coding sequence ATGTCCCAGGCCACAGCCCGCCATCCGTCCCTGCCGCGCCCCATCGTGGGTGAGATCAAGCTGGAGCGCTCCAACCAGCTCCTCGCCGAGGCCCGCAAGCTGGTCCCCGGCGTCACCCAGACGATGATGAAGAAGCCGGACCACTTCGCCCCCGGCGCCTTCCCCGTGTTCCTCACCAAGGGCCAGGGCGCGCTGGTGGAGGACGCGGACGGCCAGGAGTACATCGACTACATCCAGGCCCTGGGCGCCAACATGCTGGGCCACAACCACCCGGCCGTCGCGGAGACCATCCGCAAGCACCTGGCCGAGGGCATCATCCACTCGCTGCCCACGCCGGTGGAGGTCTCCTCCGTGCGCGCGCTGGTGGACGTCATCCCGGGCGCGGAGATGGCCCGCTTTTTCAAGACGGGCGCGGACGCCACGTCCGCCGCCGTGCGCCTGTCGCGCCACATCACCGGCCGCGAGTCCATCGTCACCGTGGGCTACAACGGCTGGCACGACCACTTCATGTACGACACGCCGGGCATCCCCGCGGCCGTCGCGAAGCTCACCACCCGCCTGCCGCTCTTCACGCCCCCGGACGAACCCGCCCTGCTCGCGCACATCGAAGCGCACGGCGCGCAGCTGGCCTGCGTCCTGCTGGCCATCCCCTACAACCGCACCATCACCCGCGAGTTCCTCCAGGCGGTGAAGGACACCTGCGCGAAGCACGGCGTGCTCTTCATCCTGGACGAGGTCGTCACCGGCTTCCGCCTGGCCCTGGGCGGCGCGCAGCAGTTCTTCGGCGTCCAGGCTGACTTCGTCACGCTGTCCAAGGGCATCGCCGCGGGCATGCCCCTGTCCGCCATCGCCGGCCCGGAGAAGCACCTCTCCAAGCTGAGCGACCTCCAGGTGTCCACCACCTTCGGCGGCGAAATGCTCTCCCTGGCCGTGTGCGAGGCCGTGCTCAACGAATACAAGAGCACGAACTACATCGAGCACATCGCCAGCATGGGCCGCCGCCTGCGCGACGGCGTCAACGCCCACGCGAAGGCCACGGGCTCCTCGCTGGAGGTCATCGGCTACGACGCCGTGCCCTTCTTCCGCTTCAGCAAGGACATCCCCCAGCACATCCAGAAGATGATCCCCTTCCAGGCCGGCATGGCCCGCCGGGGCGTCATCCTGCGCCGCGACCTGAACTTCATCAGCGCCGTGCACACCGAACAGCAGATCGATCACACCATCGCCGCCGCCGGCGAGGTGCTGCGCGAAGCGGCCGCCAACGCCGCCGCCACCGCTGCCTGA
- the mxcK gene encoding myxochelin export MFS transporter MxcK: MTVLSAPSPVARERTLLWLLAAVQFTHVVDFMMLMPLGPLLMQRLDLSATRFGALVSAYTLASAAMGVLGVFWLDRLERKRTLLMLYAGFITATLLCGMATGAVGLLVARTVAGACAGLMGAVVIAIVSDVVPAERRGQAIGTVMTAYALSAVAGVPLGLGVANLWGWRAPFFALAAVAGGVWLLLLRLLPRVDGHLVRAGTASDTLAPASVWTPRLALGWGLTFTVVFASFLLIPYLGAFMVGNLGLSLSELPWVYLAGGAATLLSSRWIGGLADRLGPARVLAGLLVFSMVPHLLFTHLSPSPLPVVALVFVGFMTLTSGRAIPTMALVASRVPPTLRGRYLAVNMAASDGASGLAAWMGGLLLSTASDGALIGFGPLGWLAAGVSVLALGLLWVFAGRAVPVSATPAS, encoded by the coding sequence GTGACTGTCTTGAGTGCTCCATCCCCCGTCGCGCGTGAGCGCACGCTGCTGTGGCTCCTGGCGGCGGTGCAGTTCACGCACGTCGTCGACTTCATGATGCTGATGCCGCTGGGGCCCCTGCTGATGCAGCGGCTGGACCTGTCGGCGACGCGCTTCGGGGCCTTGGTGTCCGCGTACACGCTCGCGTCCGCGGCCATGGGCGTGCTGGGCGTGTTCTGGCTGGATCGCCTGGAGCGCAAGCGGACGCTGCTGATGCTCTACGCGGGCTTCATCACCGCCACGCTCCTGTGCGGCATGGCCACCGGGGCCGTGGGGCTGCTCGTGGCGCGCACCGTGGCCGGGGCGTGCGCGGGGCTGATGGGCGCGGTGGTCATCGCCATCGTCAGCGACGTGGTGCCCGCGGAGCGCCGGGGTCAGGCCATTGGCACCGTGATGACGGCTTACGCGCTGTCCGCCGTGGCGGGCGTGCCGCTGGGCCTGGGCGTCGCGAACCTCTGGGGCTGGCGCGCGCCCTTCTTCGCCCTCGCGGCTGTCGCGGGCGGCGTGTGGCTGCTGCTGCTGCGCCTGCTGCCGCGCGTGGACGGGCACCTGGTCCGCGCGGGCACCGCGTCCGACACCCTGGCGCCCGCCTCCGTGTGGACGCCCCGGCTGGCGCTCGGCTGGGGGCTGACGTTCACGGTGGTGTTCGCCAGCTTCCTGCTCATCCCCTACCTGGGCGCCTTCATGGTGGGCAACCTGGGCCTGTCGCTGTCGGAGCTGCCCTGGGTGTACCTGGCCGGCGGCGCGGCGACGCTCCTGAGCTCGCGGTGGATTGGCGGGCTGGCGGATCGCCTGGGTCCCGCGCGAGTGCTGGCCGGCCTGCTGGTGTTCTCCATGGTGCCGCACCTGCTCTTCACGCACCTGTCGCCGTCCCCGCTGCCGGTGGTGGCGCTGGTGTTCGTGGGCTTCATGACGCTCACCTCCGGCCGGGCCATCCCCACCATGGCGCTCGTCGCGTCCCGGGTGCCGCCCACCCTGCGGGGGCGCTACCTGGCGGTGAACATGGCCGCCAGCGACGGCGCCTCCGGGCTGGCCGCGTGGATGGGCGGACTGCTGCTGTCCACCGCGTCCGACGGCGCGCTCATCGGCTTCGGCCCCCTGGGCTGGCTCGCCGCGGGCGTGTCCGTGCTGGCGCTGGGCCTGCTCTGGGTCTTCGCCGGACGCGCCGTCCCGGTGAGCGCCACCCCCGCTTCCTGA
- the dhaL gene encoding dihydroxyacetone kinase subunit DhaL, with translation MKKLVNAPREVVREMLEGFVALAPGQALLEGETVVVRADVPAALGARRVAILSGGGSGHEPAHAGYVGAGMLHAAVAGDVFTSPSTDAVLAAIRAVAGTAGALLIVKNYTGDRLNFGLAAELARAEGIPTEVVVVADDVALRDTVEPARRRGIAGVVLVHKVAGAAAAAGASLAEVAREATEAASALGSMGVALGPCTVPAAGRPGFTLGEGEVELGLGIHGEQGVRRVALQPADALVDTLLSAIVEDRGIGKGERVALMVNGLGGTPPMELAIVTRRALASLAERGVQVERAWQGTFLSALEMPGCSLTLLKVDDARLARLDAATEAPAWPGKGALVAQRRVVSPRGPLPTIQGHPKPQPQMGQVKAGALAVADAWDAAEETLTELDSAAGDGDLGLSLVRGAAAIRALPEGAWATPSGALTELGQALRRSIGGSSGPFYATALLRASRHLTNKVPDAADWAKAFQVAVEAVSELGGARPGDRTMVDALHPAAEALGRAVREGKSLGAAWAEATRAAEQGAEATASMTARLGRASYLGERAKGIPDAGAAAVVIWMKALG, from the coding sequence GTGAAGAAGCTCGTCAATGCGCCGCGCGAAGTGGTCCGGGAGATGTTGGAGGGGTTCGTCGCGCTCGCGCCGGGGCAGGCGTTGCTGGAGGGGGAGACGGTGGTGGTGCGCGCGGACGTGCCGGCGGCGCTGGGGGCGCGGCGGGTGGCGATTTTGTCGGGCGGTGGCAGCGGACACGAGCCGGCGCATGCGGGCTACGTGGGCGCGGGCATGCTGCACGCGGCGGTGGCGGGGGACGTGTTCACGTCGCCCAGCACGGACGCGGTGCTGGCGGCCATCCGCGCGGTGGCGGGCACGGCGGGGGCGCTGCTCATCGTGAAGAACTACACCGGCGACCGGCTCAACTTCGGGCTCGCGGCGGAGCTGGCGCGGGCGGAGGGCATCCCCACGGAGGTCGTGGTGGTGGCGGACGACGTGGCGTTGCGCGACACGGTGGAGCCCGCGCGGCGGCGGGGCATCGCGGGCGTGGTGCTGGTGCACAAGGTGGCGGGCGCGGCGGCGGCGGCGGGTGCGTCGCTGGCGGAGGTGGCGCGCGAGGCGACGGAGGCGGCCAGTGCGCTGGGCAGCATGGGCGTGGCGCTGGGGCCGTGCACGGTGCCGGCGGCGGGCCGGCCGGGCTTCACGCTGGGCGAGGGCGAGGTGGAGCTGGGGCTGGGCATCCACGGCGAGCAGGGGGTGCGCCGCGTCGCGCTCCAGCCGGCGGACGCGCTGGTGGACACGCTGCTGTCGGCCATCGTGGAGGACCGGGGCATCGGCAAGGGCGAGCGGGTGGCGCTGATGGTCAACGGCCTGGGCGGCACGCCCCCCATGGAGCTGGCCATCGTGACGCGTCGGGCGCTGGCGTCCCTCGCGGAGCGGGGCGTGCAGGTGGAGCGGGCGTGGCAGGGCACGTTCCTGTCCGCGCTGGAGATGCCGGGGTGTTCGCTCACGCTGCTGAAGGTGGACGACGCGCGGCTGGCGCGGCTGGACGCGGCCACGGAGGCGCCTGCGTGGCCGGGGAAGGGAGCGCTGGTCGCGCAGCGCCGGGTGGTGTCCCCCAGGGGCCCGCTGCCCACCATCCAGGGACACCCGAAGCCGCAGCCGCAGATGGGGCAGGTGAAGGCGGGAGCGCTGGCGGTGGCGGACGCCTGGGATGCGGCGGAGGAGACGCTGACGGAGCTGGACAGCGCGGCGGGGGACGGCGACCTGGGCTTGAGCCTGGTGCGGGGCGCGGCGGCCATCCGCGCGTTGCCGGAGGGCGCGTGGGCCACGCCGTCGGGGGCGCTGACGGAGCTGGGGCAGGCGCTGCGCCGGAGCATCGGCGGCAGCTCCGGGCCGTTCTACGCGACCGCGCTCCTGCGGGCCTCGCGCCACCTGACGAACAAGGTTCCGGACGCTGCGGACTGGGCCAAGGCGTTCCAGGTGGCCGTCGAGGCGGTGTCGGAGCTGGGCGGCGCAAGGCCCGGGGACCGGACCATGGTGGACGCGCTGCACCCGGCGGCGGAGGCGCTGGGGCGCGCCGTGCGCGAGGGGAAGTCCCTGGGGGCCGCGTGGGCGGAGGCGACGCGCGCGGCGGAGCAGGGCGCGGAGGCGACCGCGAGCATGACGGCGCGGCTGGGGCGCGCGAGCTACCTGGGCGAGCGCGCGAAGGGGATTCCCGACGCGGGCGCGGCTGCGGTCGTCATCTGGATGAAGGCGCTGGGGTGA
- a CDS encoding arsenate reductase ArsC: MTSVIFACVHNAGRSQMAAAFFNLLADPTRARALSAGTQPGARVHPEVLTVMAEAGVDLSSAHPQRLTEELAQGAQWLITLGCGDACPFVPGLKRGDWPLEDPKGKPLERVREIRDEVRERVRALLEQEGWAR, encoded by the coding sequence ATGACGTCGGTCATCTTCGCCTGCGTCCACAACGCCGGCCGTTCGCAGATGGCGGCGGCCTTCTTCAACCTCCTGGCGGATCCGACCAGGGCGCGGGCCCTCTCCGCGGGGACCCAGCCGGGAGCGCGTGTCCATCCCGAGGTCCTGACCGTGATGGCGGAGGCCGGCGTCGACCTGTCATCCGCCCATCCCCAGCGCCTCACCGAGGAGCTGGCGCAGGGTGCCCAATGGCTCATCACCCTGGGCTGTGGGGACGCGTGCCCCTTCGTGCCCGGGCTGAAGCGCGGCGATTGGCCTTTGGAGGATCCGAAGGGCAAGCCATTGGAGCGCGTGCGGGAGATTCGCGACGAGGTCCGCGAGCGCGTCCGGGCACTGCTGGAGCAGGAAGGTTGGGCCCGGTAG
- a CDS encoding PH domain-containing protein produces MSSEHVTASAEALPVAAGEVAWKRLSPKAPLAALVPLTGMVGRMLLGALLPTYFAGERGLPAVLWVIVVGLALLMLAVGLYEVATLSYRLDGAQLEIRSGIFTRTSRFIEAARVQNTEVLQPFVSKLLGLVEVKVETASGGKADGHLRGLTPEDAQALIDALQVVRGEGQAGLLPAPGDAAPGERVLSEARLGALLLYGATALGVGVLAVVMGALHEITETFHKLLLPWMESHWEAVAAPGMGWLAATVAALAGLFGLWVVSGARAVLRFHGFRLVDTGTHLRAVGGLITRRQVTVRRARIQQVVLDEPLLRRALGFGSVEVETAGVRAGKEATERAELLVPVVPTASMPGLLREFVPELPDAIDALPLKPAHPKALLRARIRAVGLGVLVAAPATWFWGPWGALAWGLVPAQLLAAWFDWRFQGWLITDALVVVRQGFWRRRTTVVQRARIQSVRARQGPLERGYGIGHVRIDVAGSYVELPSVGWDEAQSLIDLLPARRVPKRAGLRLPSQESSP; encoded by the coding sequence ATGTCGTCTGAGCACGTGACCGCGTCCGCGGAGGCCCTGCCCGTCGCAGCGGGAGAAGTTGCCTGGAAGCGGCTGAGTCCCAAGGCGCCGCTGGCGGCGCTGGTGCCCCTCACGGGGATGGTGGGGCGCATGCTCCTGGGCGCGCTGCTGCCCACGTACTTCGCGGGCGAGCGCGGCCTGCCCGCCGTGCTCTGGGTCATCGTGGTGGGTCTGGCGCTGTTGATGCTCGCCGTCGGGCTCTACGAGGTGGCCACGCTGAGCTACCGCCTGGACGGCGCCCAGTTGGAGATCCGCTCCGGCATCTTCACGCGCACCTCGCGCTTCATCGAGGCGGCGCGGGTGCAGAACACGGAGGTGCTCCAGCCGTTCGTGTCGAAGCTGCTCGGGCTCGTGGAGGTGAAGGTGGAGACGGCCTCCGGGGGCAAGGCGGACGGCCACTTGCGAGGCCTGACACCGGAGGACGCACAGGCGCTGATCGACGCGCTCCAGGTGGTGCGCGGCGAAGGTCAGGCGGGGCTCCTCCCGGCGCCGGGCGACGCCGCGCCGGGCGAGCGGGTGCTCTCCGAGGCCCGGCTGGGCGCGCTGCTGCTCTACGGCGCGACCGCGCTGGGGGTGGGCGTGCTCGCGGTGGTGATGGGCGCCCTGCATGAGATCACCGAGACCTTCCACAAGCTGCTGCTCCCGTGGATGGAGTCGCACTGGGAGGCGGTGGCGGCGCCCGGCATGGGCTGGCTGGCCGCGACGGTGGCGGCGCTCGCGGGGCTGTTCGGCCTGTGGGTGGTGAGCGGCGCCCGCGCGGTGCTGCGCTTCCACGGCTTCCGGCTGGTGGACACCGGCACGCACCTGCGCGCGGTGGGCGGCCTCATTACGCGCCGGCAGGTCACGGTGCGGCGGGCGCGCATCCAGCAGGTGGTGCTGGATGAGCCCCTGCTGCGGCGCGCGCTGGGCTTCGGCTCGGTGGAGGTGGAGACGGCGGGTGTCCGGGCCGGCAAGGAGGCCACGGAGCGCGCGGAGCTGCTGGTGCCCGTGGTGCCCACCGCGAGCATGCCCGGCCTGCTGCGCGAGTTCGTTCCGGAGCTGCCGGACGCCATCGACGCCCTGCCCCTCAAGCCCGCGCATCCGAAGGCGCTGTTGCGTGCGCGCATCCGCGCGGTGGGCCTGGGCGTGCTCGTGGCCGCGCCCGCGACGTGGTTCTGGGGCCCGTGGGGGGCGCTCGCCTGGGGCCTGGTGCCCGCGCAGCTCCTGGCCGCGTGGTTCGACTGGCGCTTCCAGGGCTGGCTCATCACCGACGCGCTGGTGGTGGTGCGACAGGGCTTCTGGCGCAGGCGCACCACGGTGGTCCAGCGCGCGCGCATCCAGTCCGTCCGCGCGCGACAGGGCCCGCTGGAGCGCGGCTACGGCATCGGGCACGTGAGGATCGACGTCGCGGGCTCGTACGTCGAGCTGCCGAGCGTGGGCTGGGACGAAGCGCAGTCACTCATCGACCTGCTCCCGGCCCGCCGCGTCCCGAAGCGCGCGGGCCTCCGCCTGCCATCCCAGGAGTCGTCACCATGA
- a CDS encoding PH domain-containing protein, which produces MTAPLPTLERLPRGALTLFRIRALLRIGVYGAVAFGVALMLSFSGVEHWPFLLPCAVVLGLSVLTAWYPQRAHERWGWALREHDLVISHGVLMHQVVSIPAGRIQHVDVHQGPIERSLGLARLQIFTAAGSGADGEIPGLARETAEALREKLVRREADDVV; this is translated from the coding sequence ATGACCGCTCCCCTGCCGACGCTGGAACGCCTCCCTCGCGGAGCGCTCACGTTGTTCCGCATCCGGGCGCTGCTGCGCATCGGGGTGTACGGAGCCGTGGCCTTCGGCGTGGCCCTGATGCTGTCGTTCTCGGGCGTGGAGCACTGGCCCTTCCTGCTGCCGTGCGCGGTCGTGCTGGGGCTGAGCGTGCTGACGGCGTGGTATCCGCAACGCGCGCATGAGCGGTGGGGCTGGGCGCTGCGCGAGCATGATCTGGTCATCTCCCACGGCGTGCTGATGCACCAGGTGGTGTCCATCCCCGCGGGCCGCATCCAGCACGTGGACGTCCACCAGGGCCCCATCGAGCGCTCCCTGGGACTGGCGCGCCTCCAGATCTTCACCGCCGCGGGCAGCGGCGCGGACGGAGAGATTCCGGGCCTGGCCCGGGAGACAGCGGAGGCGCTGCGCGAGAAGCTGGTGCGGCGCGAGGCGGACGATGTCGTCTGA
- a CDS encoding PRC-barrel domain containing protein: protein MRFAESVAQGRTVVAAGGQKLGTVETLTINDETWKVESLQVKLASESSEQLGVYWNYFHAGRADVPTRWIHSVSDTVVLSITIEELGRVLSAGSEAAQAP, encoded by the coding sequence ATGCGCTTTGCGGAGAGCGTCGCCCAGGGCCGCACGGTCGTCGCGGCGGGAGGACAGAAGCTGGGGACCGTGGAGACCCTGACGATCAACGACGAGACCTGGAAGGTCGAATCGCTCCAGGTGAAGCTGGCCTCGGAGAGCTCCGAGCAGCTGGGGGTGTATTGGAACTACTTCCACGCGGGCCGGGCTGACGTGCCCACGCGATGGATCCACTCGGTGAGCGACACCGTGGTCCTCTCCATCACGATCGAGGAGCTGGGGCGGGTGCTCTCCGCTGGCTCGGAAGCCGCGCAGGCCCCGTGA
- a CDS encoding acyl-CoA desaturase, whose amino-acid sequence MVPFFFASHWSLSVLFQSLFQHRYAAHRMFTAGPRTERALHLSTALIQGSSYLDPRAYAILHREHHAYADTERDPHSPVHQKNPLRMMLHTARRYAGLLTGRIASEPRFLGGYPEWPAVDRVFNQWPTRIAFGALYTLFYKRFATRPWHWALLPMHFVMGPVHGAIVNWCGHRYGYRNFASRDASRNTLPVDVLCMGELFQNNHHARPASPDFAAKRFELDPTWQVMRLLARLKLIRIEQAPQGRQATRTQLGSRENSGGALAASPSL is encoded by the coding sequence ATGGTTCCCTTCTTCTTCGCCTCCCACTGGTCGCTGAGCGTGCTCTTCCAGAGCCTCTTCCAGCACCGGTACGCCGCGCACCGCATGTTCACGGCGGGGCCGCGCACCGAGCGGGCCCTGCACCTGTCAACGGCCCTGATCCAGGGGTCGAGCTACCTGGACCCCAGGGCCTACGCCATCCTGCACCGCGAGCACCACGCCTACGCGGACACCGAACGCGATCCGCACTCGCCCGTGCACCAGAAGAACCCGCTCCGCATGATGCTCCACACGGCGCGCCGCTACGCGGGCCTGCTCACCGGCCGCATCGCCTCCGAGCCGCGCTTCCTCGGGGGCTACCCCGAGTGGCCCGCCGTGGACCGGGTCTTCAACCAATGGCCCACGCGCATCGCCTTCGGCGCGCTCTACACCTTGTTCTACAAGCGCTTCGCGACGCGCCCGTGGCACTGGGCGCTGCTGCCCATGCACTTCGTGATGGGGCCGGTGCACGGCGCCATCGTCAACTGGTGCGGACACCGCTACGGCTACCGCAACTTCGCCAGCCGGGACGCGTCCCGCAACACGCTGCCCGTGGACGTGCTGTGCATGGGCGAGCTGTTCCAGAACAACCACCACGCCCGGCCAGCGAGCCCCGACTTCGCGGCGAAGCGCTTCGAGTTGGACCCCACCTGGCAGGTGATGCGCCTGCTCGCCCGGTTGAAGCTCATCCGCATCGAGCAGGCGCCGCAGGGCAGGCAAGCCACACGGACCCAGCTGGGAAGCCGTGAGAACAGCGGCGGAGCGCTCGCGGCATCCCCATCCTTGTGA